A single region of the Brachypodium distachyon strain Bd21 chromosome 3, Brachypodium_distachyon_v3.0, whole genome shotgun sequence genome encodes:
- the LOC100832253 gene encoding ABC transporter B family member 2, whose translation MSSSVQSGDEKKKKAEAEQKVEKVPFLKLFSFADRWDYVLMAVGSLGACAHGASVPVFFIFFGKLINIIGIAYLFPTEVSGRVAKYSLDFVYLGVVILFSSWTEVACWMHTGERQAAKMRLAYLRSMLEQDIAVFDTEASTGEVINAITSDILVVQDAISEKVGNFMHYISRFVAGFAIGFSQVWQISLVTLAIVPLIAIAGGVYAYVTIGLMARVRKSYVKAGEIAEEAIGNVRTVQAFVGEEKAVRAYREALLRTYRHGKKGGLAKGLGLGSMHSVLFLSWALLVWFTGLVVHKRISNGGESFTTMLNVVIAGLSLGQAAPNISTFLRARTAAYPIFRMIERSTVSKTSAKAGRTLPAVEGSIQFRDVRFAYPSRPDVAILDGFRLDFPAGKIVALVGGSGSGKSTVVSLVERFYEPLSGAVLLDGHDIRDLDVKWLRGQIGLVNQEPALFATSIRENILYGKGDASMEEINHAAKLSEAITFINHLPERYETQVGERGIQLSGGQKQRIAISRAILKNPSILLLDEATSALDAESEKSVQEALDRVMVGRTTVVIAHRLSTIRNADTIAVVDAGRIVETGTHEQLMANPRSAYASLIQLQEAAQLQHKPSFSDSASITRPQSFKYSRELSGRTSMGASFRSDKDSISRYGAAEAAHEEGHKQGKPVSMKKLYSMVRPDWMFGLSGTISAFVAGAQMPLFALGVTQALVSYYMGWDTTKKEVRKIAILFCCGAVLTVIFHAIEHLSFGIMGERLTLRVREKMFAAILRNEIGWFDSTSHTSAMLSSRLETDATLVRTIVVDRSTILLQNVGMIVTSLIIAFILNWRITLVVLATYPLMVSGHISEKMFMKGYGGNLGKSYLKANMLAAEAVSNIRTVAAFCAEEKVIKLYADELKEPGKRSFRRGQGAGLFYGVSQFFLFSSYALALWYGSELMSKELANFKSVMKSFMVLIVTALAMGETLAMAPDIIKGNQMASSVFEILDRKTEVRIDTGDDVKKVEGVIQLRDVEFRYPSRSEVAVFKGLDLLMKAGKSMALVGMSGSGKSTVLSLILRFYDPIAGKVLIDGKDIKKLRLKALRKHIGLVQQEPALFATTIYENILYGKDGATEAEVVEAAKLANAHSFISSLPEGYHTKVGERGVQLSGGQKQRIAIARAIVKDPAILLLDEATSALDVESERVVQQALDRVMKNRTTVIVAHRLSTIKNADVISVLQDGKIIEQGDHQHLIENKNGAYHKLVNLQQQQQQELHGGHSP comes from the exons ATGAGCTCGTCGGTGCAGAGCGGcgatgagaagaagaagaaggcggaggcggagcagaAGGTGGAGAAGGTGCCGTTCCTGAAGCTGTTCTCGTTCGCGGACCGTTGGGACTACGTGCTGATGGCGGTGGGCTCGCTGGGCGCGTGCGCGCACGGCGCCTCCGTGCCcgtcttcttcatcttcttcggcAAGCTCATCAACATCATCGGCATCGCCTACCTCTTCCCCACCGAAGTCTCCGGCCGCGTCGCCAAG TATTCGCTGGACTTTGTTTACCTGGGCGTGGTCATTCTCTTCTCGTCGTGGACCG AGGTGGCGTGCTGGATGCACACGGGGGAGCGGCAGGCGGCGAAGATGCGGCTGGCGTACCTGCGGTCGATGCTGGAGCAGGACATCGCCGTCTTCGACACCGAGGCCTCCACCGGCGAGGTCATCAACGCCATCACCAGCGACATCCTCGTCGTGCAGGACGCCATCTCCGAGAAG GTGGGCAACTTCATGCACTACATCAGCCGGTTCGTGGCCGGGTTCGCCATCGGGTTCTCGCAGGTGTGGCAGATCAGCCTGGTGACCCTGGCCATCGTGCCGCTGATCGCCATCGCGGGCGGCGTGTACGCGTACGTGACCATCGGGCTCATGGCGCGCGTGCGCAAGTCGTACGTGAAGGCCGGCGAGATCGCGGAGGAGGCGATCGGCAACGTCCGGACGGTGCAGGCGTTCGTGGGCGAGGAGAAGGCCGTGCGGGCGTACCGGGAGGCGCTGCTGCGGACGTACAGGCACGGCAAGAAGGGCGGGCTCGCCAAGGGCCTGGGCCTCGGCTCCATGCACTCGGTGCTCTTCCTCTCCTGGGCGCTGCTCGTCTGGTTCAcgggcctcgtcgtccacaaGCGCATCTCCAACGGCGGCGAGTCATTCACCACCATGCTCAACGTCGTCATCGCCGGCCTCTCGCTCGGCCAGGCGGCGCCCAACATATCCACGTTCCTCAGGGCCAGGACGGCCGCGTACCCGATCTTCCGGATGATCGAGCGGAGCACGGTGAGCAAGACGAGCGCCAAGGCAGGGCGCACGCTGCCGGCGGTGGAAGGGAGCATCCAGTTCCGCGACGTGCGGTTCGCGTACCCGTCGCGCCCGGACGTGGCCATCCTCGACGGGTTTAGGCTCGACTTCCCGGCTGGCAAGATCGTGGCGCTTGTTGGCGGGAGCGGGTCGGGCAAGAGCACCGTGGTGTCCCTCGTCGAGCGGTTCTACGAGCCGCTGTCGGGAGCGGTTCTCCTCGACGGGCATGATATCAGGGACCTGGACGTCAAGTGGCTGCGCGGCCAGATCGGGCTCGTCAACCAGGAGCCGGCGCTCTTCGCCACCAGCATCCGGGAGAACATACTCTACGGCAAGGGCGACGCGAGCATGGAGGAGATCAACCACGCGGCCAAGCTGTCCGAGGCGATCACTTTCATCAACCACCTCCCCGAGCGGTACGAGACGCAGGTCGGCGAGCGCGGGATTCAGCTCTCCGGCGGGCAGAAGCAAAGGATCGCGATCTCGAGGGCGATACTGAAGAACCCGTCCATCCTGCTCCTGGACGAGGCCACCAGCGCGCTGGACGCCGAGTCCGAGAAGAGCGTGCAGGAGGCGCTGGACCGCGTCATGGTCGGCCGAACCACCGTCGTGATCGCGCACCGGCTGTCCACCATCCGGAACGCCGACACCATCGCCGTGGTGGACGCCGGGAGGATCGTCGAGACCGGCACCCACGAGCAGCTCATGGCCAACCCTCGCAGCGCCTACGCCTCGCTCATCCAGCTGCAGGAGGCTGCGCAGCTCCAGCACAAGCCGTCTTTCTCGGATAGCGCAAGCATCACCAGGCCACAGag TTTCAAGTACTCAAGGGAGTTGTCAGGGAGGACGAGCATGGGTGCTAGCTTCCGCTCCGACAAGGACTCGATCAGCCGCTACGGCGCTGCAGAGGCGGCGCACGAAGAAGGGCACAAGCAGGGGAAGCCCGTCTCCATGAAGAAGCTCTACTCCATGGTCCGACCGGACTGGATGTTTGGGCTGTCGGGCACCATCAGCGCGTTCGTGGCAGGCGCCCAGATGCCGCTCTTCGCCCTCGGGGTCACGCAGGCGCTGGTCTCCTACTACATGGGTTGGGACACCACCAAGAAGGAGGTGCGCAAGATCGCCATCCTCTTCTGCTGCGGCGCGGTGCTCACCGTGATCTTCCACGCCATCGAGCACCTCAGCTTCGGCATCATGGGCGAGCGGCTCACGCTGCGGGTCCGCGAGAAGATGTTCGCGGCCATCCTGCGGAACGAGATCGGGTGGTTCGACAGCACCAGCCACACCAGCGCCATGCTGTCGTCGCGGCTCGAGACGGACGCCACGCTCGTGCGCACCATCGTCGTAGACCGGTCCACCATCCTGCTGCAGAACGTCGGCATGATCGTCACCTCGCTCATCATTGCCTTCATACTCAACTGGAGGATCACGCTGGTGGTGCTTGCCACATATCCCCTCATGGTCAGCGGCCACATCAGTGAG AAAATGTTCATGAAAGGATACGGAGGCAACCTTGGCAAGTCGTATCTCAAGGCCAACATGCTCGCCGCGGAGGCAGTGAGCAACATCCGGACGGTGGCCGCCTTCTGTGCCGAGGAGAAGGTGATAAAGCTCTATGCTGACGAGCTCAAGGAGCCTGGGAAGCGGTCCTTCCGGCGAGGACAGGGCGCCGGCCTCTTCTATGGAGTCTCAcagttcttcctcttctcttcctaCGCGCTGGCTTTATG GTACGGCTCGGAGCTGATGAGCAAGGAGCTGGCCAACTTCAAATCCGTGATGAAGTCCTTCATGGTGCTCATCGTGACAGCGCTGGCAATGGGCGAGACACTGGCCATGGCACCGGACATCATCAAGGGGAACCAGATGGCGTCTTCGGTGTTCGAGATACTGGACAGGAAGACCGAGGTCAGGATCGATACCGGCGATGACGTCAAGAAAGTCGAGGGCGTTATCCAGCTACGGGACGTGGAGTTTCGGTACCCCTCGAGGTCCGAGGTGGCCGTGTTCAAAGGACTTGACCTCCTGATGAAGGCTGGCAAGAGCATGGCGCTCGTTGGGATGAGCGGCTCCGGCAAGAGTACCGTTCTTTCGCTCATCCTCCGCTTCTACGACCCGATCGCCGGAAAAGTCTTGATCGACG GGAAGGACATCAAGAAGCTCAGGCTGAAGGCGCTCAGGAAGCACATCGGCCTAGTCCAGCAAGAGCCGGCGCTGTTCGCGACGACGATCTACGAGAACATCCTCTACGGCAAGGACGGCGCTACGGAGGCAGAAGTCGTCGAGGCGGCGAAGCTGGCGAACGCGCATTCCTTCATCAGCTCGCTGCCGGAGGGGTACCATACCAAGGTCGGGGAGCGCGGCGTGCAGCTGTCGGGCGGGCAGAAGCAGCGGATCGCCATCGCGCGTGCGATCGTCAAGGACCCGGCCATCCTGCTCCTGGACGAGGCGACGAGCGCGCTGGACGTGGAGTCGGAGCGCGTGGTGCAGCAGGCGCTGGACAGGGTGATGAAGAACCGGACCACCGTGATCGTCGCGCACCGGCTGTCCACCATCAAGAACGCCGACGTCATCTCTGTGCTCCAGGACGGCAAGATCATCGAGCAGGGGGATCACCAGCACCTGATCGAGAACAAGAACGGCGCCTACCACAAGCTCGTCAActtgcagcaacagcagcaacaagagcTGCACGGGGGGCACAGTCCATGA